GAGCATACATTCTGTAACAGGTATCAAAGTCGGTCTTTTTTTTACTCTCCATATTCTTATAATTTGACTAAAAATCTTGATAAAAGGTTTAGTTTATGGTAATATCTTATAACTTTAAGTGTTTATCAGTCAATAGAAAATTTTATTTTTAAAAAATATGTACTGTATAGGAGGTATAATGTCCGGTAAAAAAGCAAGTGTATTAAAACGACAAAGACAAGATGAGAAGAGAAGCGCAAGGAACAAATTTGAAAAAACAAGAATAAAAACAGCAATAAAAAAAGCTAAAACAGCTGTTTTAGATCAGACCGAACAATCTGATGAAAACGTAAAAAAAGCCCTCAGAATGCTTGATAAAGCTAAAGGTAAAAATGTAATACATAAAAATACCGCAGCAAGGAAAAAAAGTAGGTTGGCAAAATTTCAAAACAAATTCAAAACTGAGAGCGAAAAATCTACTTGAAGATGTAATGAAGAAACATTTCTAATTCTGCTCCAGTATGACGAACCCCTCTTTTAAGGTCAAAATCAAGTTGATGCAGAATCTTAAATTTATTTATTGTTTCTATATCTTTTCTTCTCTGGTTAAGTAAAACATTTTTGAGGTATATTTCACCTGCAGTTATTATTGGGGCAAATCCGCTTTCGTTATATTTTAGTTGTTCCATCAATAATGAGATAAGTTTTTTTCTATCCTCTTTTCTCTTTAACTTAAAAACCTGAGGAAATAAGTCAAACTTGTTATCTTCAACAGAATCTTCAACATATTTTTTTAAAGGCGCTTTAATATCAATTCCTACAAACAATATACATATATGTTCCGGAGGATTCTTAAAATATATCTCTAATTTTTCGCAGTCTGATTTTGTTAATTTTTCACAATTTTTTATATTAAGAAGTCTTTTTTTAGAA
The window above is part of the bacterium genome. Proteins encoded here:
- the rpsT gene encoding 30S ribosomal protein S20, with product MSGKKASVLKRQRQDEKRSARNKFEKTRIKTAIKKAKTAVLDQTEQSDENVKKALRMLDKAKGKNVIHKNTAARKKSRLAKFQNKFKTESEKST